Genomic window (Sphingomonas sp. S1-29):
CGGGGTCGGCGTTGCACAGCACCGAAGCTGCGGCGATATGCTCGCCCGATGCCAGCGTGACCCCCGACGCCCGACCGCGTTCGATCGTGATGTCGGATACCGGCGCGCCATAGCGGAAGCGCGCGCCATTGGCCTTGGCTAGCGCTTCGAGCGCCAGCGCGAGCCGGTGCATCCCGCCCTCGATCATCCACACCCCGCGTGCCTCGACATGCGCGACCAGCATCAGCGTGGCGGGGCAGGCGAAGGGCGACGATCCGCAATAGGTGGCATAGCGGCCGAACAATTGGCGCAGCCGCGGATCGGCGAAATGCCCCCCTAGCGCGCTCCAGAGCGATTCATAGGGGCGCAGCGCAAAGGCGTCGGCGGGGCGGCGCATCGCGAGCCGCGCGGTGAGCGTCAGCGGGTCCGATCGCGTGCGGCGCATGAAGGCGGGGTCGAGCGCATCGAAGATCCGCGCCGATTCGGTGCGGAAGGCGCGATAGCCGCGCGCCGCCGTGGCACCTGCGAAGTCGCCGATCCCGGCTTCGCTGCGCGCGGGGTCGGCGAACAGATCGAGCCGGTCGTCGCCCCAGGCGTGGCGCGCGAGCACCGTCGCGGGGCGCAAGGTCAGGTGATCCTCGATCGCGCTGCCGCACGCCGCGAAGATATCGGCGAAGACCTCGCGCAGTGTGAAGACCGTCGGGCCCGCATCGATCGCGTCACCCGCGACGTCGATCGCGCGCAGCTTGCCCCCGGGACCCGGCTGCGCCTCGACCACCGTCACCGCATGGCCCCGCGCGCCGAGCAAGGCGGCGGCGACCAAGCCACCGATGCCGGCACCGATGATGACCATGTGATCGCGGGGCATGTCGTCCGCCTCTCCCTGGCTGTTGACGCCACCCTAACAGCTGTCCAGAACAATGGACATATGGATTGTCCGAAATGAAAGACGGTTGGCGCGAGGGCTTTATCGCCCGGCGCAACCGCGTGCTGGCGAGCCCACGATTCCAGCGCTTCGCGGCGCGATCCTGGCTCACCCGACGGGTCGCGCGCGGCAAGGCGAGCGCCTTGTTCGATCTGGTCGCAGGGTTCGTCTATTCGCAGACTCTGTCGGCGTTTCTCGAGGCCGGGATGCTCGATCGCCTAGCGGCGGGACCGGTATCGCTCGACGCATTGGCGGCGCGCGCTGACCTGCCGGCCGAGGCCACTGCGCGCCTGCTCCGCGCCGCCGCGACGCTCGATCTGGTCGAGCCGCTGGCGGGCGATCGATGGGTATTAGGCGGCGCGGGAGCGGCGTTGCTCGGGAATCGCGGGATCGTCGAAATGGTTGCGCATCATCGGCTGCTCTATGCCGATCTCGCCGACCCGCTGGCGCTGCTGCGCAAGGGCGGCGGCGGGGCGCTCGGCGGCTACTGGCATTATGCCGGCGCTTCGGGCGAGGGGGATGCTGCCGAGGTTGCGGGCTATTCGGCGCTGATGGCAGCGTCGCAGCCGCTGGTCGCCGATCAAGTGATCGATTCCTACCGATTCGCGGAGCACCGCCGCATCCTCGATGTCGGTGGCGGCGAGGGGGCGTTCGCGCTCCAGTTGGCGCGGCGGGTGGCGGGGCCGGCGCTGGCGATGTTCGACCTGCCTGCGGTGGCGGCGCGCGCCACCGCCCGCTTCGAGGCGGCGGGCGTGGCCGATCGGATCGCGGCGCATGGCGGCGACTTCATCGCCGGGCCGCTGCCGAACGGGCATGACTGCATCACCCTGATTCGCATCCTGCACGACCATGACGACGCGCCAGCGCTGCAATTGCTGCGCAACATTCACGCAGCGCTTCCCCCTGGCGGGGTGCTGGTGATCGGCGAACCGATGGCCGATGCGCCGGGCGCCAAGCGGATGGGGGATGCCTATTTCGGCTGGTATCTGCTGGCGATGGGGTCGGGGCGCCCGCGGACCGCGGCGGAGATCATATCTATGGCAAAAACCGCGGGATTCTTGGCCGCGCGATCAGTTTCGACCGCGCTGCCGCTGACCACGGGCATGGTTGTCGCGCGGCGCTGACACGAAAAGCGTCAAGAAGAATTGACATTAATCAGTGTCCAGATAGAGTGACCCTTATGCAGTGAGGATCCCACCGGGGTCCCGGCGAAGCAAAGGGGAGCGCGCGATGAAGGCGCTGGCAGTGATATTGGAGGCGCCCGAAAGCCTCTCATTGCGCCCGGTTTCGCTGTTGCCGATGGGGCATGGCGACCTCACCGTCGAAATCGCCTGGAGCGGGGTCAGCACCGGTACCGAGAAATTGCTGTGGACGGGGCGGATGCCGCCTTTCCCGGGTCTCGGTTACCCCTTGGTGCCGGGCTATGAGTCGGTCGGCCGGGTGATCGATGCCGGGCGCGACGTTCGCGGCCGGATCGGCGAATGGGTCTTCGTCCCCGGCGCGACTTGCTATGCCGATGCGCGCGGCCTGTTCGGCGGCAGCGCGCGGCGGGTCATCCTTCCCTCGGCGCGCGCGATGCCCGTCGCCGAATCGCTCGGTCGCAACGGCACCTTGCTGGCGCTCGCCGCCACCGCGCATCATGTCGTCGTCGGCGGCAACGCCCCCGACCTGATCGTCGGGCACGGCGTGCTCGGTCGACTGATCGCGCGGATTGCCATCGCGCTCGCTGCCGATGCTCCCACGGTGTGGGAGGTCAATCCCGATCGCCGCGATGCCGATGACTATAAGGTGATCGATCCCGCCGCCGACGAGCGCCGCGACTATCGCGTGATTTGCGACGCTAGTGGCGAGGGCGAACTGCTCGATTCGCTGATCGGCCGGCTAGGCCGCGGCGGTGAGATCGTGCTGGCGGGCTTCTACGACCGGCTGTCCTTTGCTTTCCCCAGCGCCTTTATGCGCGAAGCACGGCTGCGGATCTCGGCCGAGTTCAAGCCCGCCGACGTTACCGCGGTCACCGAATTGATCGAGGCGGGGCTGCTCTCGCTCGACGGGCTGATCAGCCATGTCGAGCCGGCCGCGCGCGCCGCCGAAGCCTATCCAATCGCTTTCACCGATCCCGCGTGCCGCAAGATGGTGCTCGACTGGAGTGCGTTATGACCATGTTCGATGTTGGCGTGTTGCGCGAAGAAGCAAGCCATGAGCCCGATCCCGTTCCAACGGGGCCGGTGACCAAGGAAACGCAGATCATCGCGATCTATGGCAAGGGCGGATCGGGCAAGTCGTTCGCATTGGCCAACCTAAGCTATATGATGGCGCAGCAGGGCAAGCGCGTGCTGCTGATCGGCTGCGATCCCAAATCGGACACGACAAGCCTGTTGTTCGGCGGCAAATCGACCCCGACGATCATCGAGACGTCGAGCGCCAAGAAGCTGGCGGGCGAGGAAATCGGCATCGAGGATGTCTGTTTCCAGCGCGACGGCGTGTTCGCGATGGAATTGGGCGGCCCCGAGGTCGGGCGCGGTTGCGGCGGGCGCGGGATCATCCACGGGTTCGAAACGCTCGAGAAGCTGGGCTTCCATGAATGGGGCTTTGATTACGTCCTGCTCGATTTCCTGGGTGACGTGGTGTGCGGGGGCTTTGGCCTGCCGATCGCGCGCGACATGTGCCAAAAGGTGATCGTCGTCGCGTCGAACGACCTGCAGTCGCTCTATGTCGCCAACAACGTCTGCAAGGCAGTCGAATATTTCCGCAAGATGGGCGGCAATGTCGGCGTCGCGGGCATGATCATCAACAAGGATGACGGCACCGGCGAGGCGCAGGCGTTCGCCGAGGCGATCGGTATCCCCACGCTGTGCTCGATCCCCGCGAACGAGGACATTCGCCGCAAATCGGCGAATTATCAGATCATCGGCACGCCCGAGAGCGAATGGGGTTCGCTGTTCGCCGATCTCGCCGCCAACGTCGCAAGCGCCCCGCCGGTCCAGCCGCGCCCGCTCGACCAGGACGGGCTGCTGGGGCTGTTCAAGCCCGAGGATACCGGGGGCAACTATACGCTGAGGCCCGCGACGCAGGCCGATATGCGGGGCAAGCCGTTCGTGACCAAGCCGAGCCTTGAGGTCGTGTACGATGCGGTCTGACGTGGCCCTTCCCCCGGTCACTCCCGTTGCGGGAGGCGACGCCAGAAGCCGCGACCGTATCGTGGTTGCCGAGGGCGGCTGCGCTTCGGGCGAAACGCTTCGGGCGGCTGCGATCGGTGCGGGCAAGTCCGACATTCTCGATCGCTATGCCGCCGATTATCCGGTCGATCGCAGCGCCGGCCCGCACGACCAGCCGCAGTCGATGTGCCCGGCCTTTGGCTCGCTTCGCGTTGGGCTTCGGATGCGGCGTACCGCGACGATCCTGTCGGGCTCTGCGTGCTGCGTCTATGGCCTGACCTTCACCAGCCATTTCTATGGGGCAAAGCGCAGCGTCGGCTATGTGCCGTTCAGTTCCGAAACGCTCGTCACCGGCAAGCTGTTCGAGGATATTCGCGACGCGGTGCACCAGCTCGCCGATCCGGCGCTGTACGACACGATTGTCGTCACCAATTTGTGCGTGCCCACCGCCAGCGGCGTGCCGCTGCAATTGCTGCCCGATGCCATCAACGGCGTCCGGGTGATCGGCATCGACGTGCCGGGGTTCGGCGTACCGACGCATGCCGAGGCCAAGGACGTGCTCGCCGGTGCGATGCTCAATTATGCGCGCAAGGAGGCCGAGGCCGGCCCCGTCGCGGCGCCGCGCGACCGCGCCGCCAAGCCGACGATCACGTTGCTGGGCGAAATGTTTCCCGCCGACCCGCCGGGGATTGGCCAGATGCTCGAGCCGTTGGGGCTTGCCGCCGGGCCGGTGGTGCCGACGCGCGAATGGCGCGAGCTCTATTCGGCGCTCGATTGCGCGGCGGTCGCGGCGATCCATCCCTTCTACACCGCCAGCGTTCGCGAGTTCGAAGCTGCCGGGCGGCAGGTAGTCGGTTCGGCCCCGGTGGGCGCCGAAGGGACGGCGGCGTGGCTCGACGCGATCGGGCAGGCCTGCGGTATCGCGCAAACCAGGGTGGATGAGGCAAAGAACCGCTTCGTCCCCGCCATCCGCGCCGCGCTCGCCGCCCGACCCATTAAAGGCCGGATCACGGTTTCGGGCTATGAAGGCTCCGAGTTGCTGGTTGCGCGGCTGCTGATCGAAAGCGGCGCGGATGTGCCCTATGTCGGCACCGCCTGCCCGCGCACGCGCTGGTCCGATCCCGATCGCGAATGGCTCGAAGCCAAGGGCGTCCGAATCCAGTTCCGCGCGAGCCTGGAGCAGGACATTGCGGCGGTGCATGAATTCGGCCCCGATCTGGCGATCGGTACGACTCCTGTGGTCCAGCACGCCAAGTCGCTGTCGATCCCGTCGCTGTATTTCACCAACCTCATCTCGGCGCGGCCGCTGATGGGGCCGGCGGGGGCGGGGAGCCTAGCGCTGGTGGTCAACGCCGCGATCGCCAATCGCGACCGG
Coding sequences:
- the bchC gene encoding chlorophyll synthesis pathway protein BchC; amino-acid sequence: MKALAVILEAPESLSLRPVSLLPMGHGDLTVEIAWSGVSTGTEKLLWTGRMPPFPGLGYPLVPGYESVGRVIDAGRDVRGRIGEWVFVPGATCYADARGLFGGSARRVILPSARAMPVAESLGRNGTLLALAATAHHVVVGGNAPDLIVGHGVLGRLIARIAIALAADAPTVWEVNPDRRDADDYKVIDPAADERRDYRVICDASGEGELLDSLIGRLGRGGEIVLAGFYDRLSFAFPSAFMREARLRISAEFKPADVTAVTELIEAGLLSLDGLISHVEPAARAAEAYPIAFTDPACRKMVLDWSAL
- the bchY gene encoding chlorophyllide a reductase subunit Y: MVAEGGCASGETLRAAAIGAGKSDILDRYAADYPVDRSAGPHDQPQSMCPAFGSLRVGLRMRRTATILSGSACCVYGLTFTSHFYGAKRSVGYVPFSSETLVTGKLFEDIRDAVHQLADPALYDTIVVTNLCVPTASGVPLQLLPDAINGVRVIGIDVPGFGVPTHAEAKDVLAGAMLNYARKEAEAGPVAAPRDRAAKPTITLLGEMFPADPPGIGQMLEPLGLAAGPVVPTREWRELYSALDCAAVAAIHPFYTASVREFEAAGRQVVGSAPVGAEGTAAWLDAIGQACGIAQTRVDEAKNRFVPAIRAALAARPIKGRITVSGYEGSELLVARLLIESGADVPYVGTACPRTRWSDPDREWLEAKGVRIQFRASLEQDIAAVHEFGPDLAIGTTPVVQHAKSLSIPSLYFTNLISARPLMGPAGAGSLALVVNAAIANRDRFERMTAFFEGVGEGSSAGVWETTPVDRPDFKAKFAARRIAAAKAAEAVGV
- a CDS encoding methyltransferase; translation: MKDGWREGFIARRNRVLASPRFQRFAARSWLTRRVARGKASALFDLVAGFVYSQTLSAFLEAGMLDRLAAGPVSLDALAARADLPAEATARLLRAAATLDLVEPLAGDRWVLGGAGAALLGNRGIVEMVAHHRLLYADLADPLALLRKGGGGALGGYWHYAGASGEGDAAEVAGYSALMAASQPLVADQVIDSYRFAEHRRILDVGGGEGAFALQLARRVAGPALAMFDLPAVAARATARFEAAGVADRIAAHGGDFIAGPLPNGHDCITLIRILHDHDDAPALQLLRNIHAALPPGGVLVIGEPMADAPGAKRMGDAYFGWYLLAMGSGRPRTAAEIISMAKTAGFLAARSVSTALPLTTGMVVARR
- a CDS encoding chlorophyllide a reductase iron protein subunit X, which produces MTMFDVGVLREEASHEPDPVPTGPVTKETQIIAIYGKGGSGKSFALANLSYMMAQQGKRVLLIGCDPKSDTTSLLFGGKSTPTIIETSSAKKLAGEEIGIEDVCFQRDGVFAMELGGPEVGRGCGGRGIIHGFETLEKLGFHEWGFDYVLLDFLGDVVCGGFGLPIARDMCQKVIVVASNDLQSLYVANNVCKAVEYFRKMGGNVGVAGMIINKDDGTGEAQAFAEAIGIPTLCSIPANEDIRRKSANYQIIGTPESEWGSLFADLAANVASAPPVQPRPLDQDGLLGLFKPEDTGGNYTLRPATQADMRGKPFVTKPSLEVVYDAV
- the crtD gene encoding 1-hydroxycarotenoid 3,4-desaturase CrtD; the protein is MPRDHMVIIGAGIGGLVAAALLGARGHAVTVVEAQPGPGGKLRAIDVAGDAIDAGPTVFTLREVFADIFAACGSAIEDHLTLRPATVLARHAWGDDRLDLFADPARSEAGIGDFAGATAARGYRAFRTESARIFDALDPAFMRRTRSDPLTLTARLAMRRPADAFALRPYESLWSALGGHFADPRLRQLFGRYATYCGSSPFACPATLMLVAHVEARGVWMIEGGMHRLALALEALAKANGARFRYGAPVSDITIERGRASGVTLASGEHIAAASVLCNADPAAIAEGRFGEDARRAVAAYPPKHRSLGAMVWLAKAKPSGFPLARHNVLFSPDYPAEFRSLAASRLAADPSVYVCAQDRNDAGHAPAGPERFQIIVNAPPTGDTHPLTPQEIETCTQAMHRRLSQAGLSLDSAAGETRLLTPTDFEALCPSTGGALYGRASHGWAASFLRQGSRTRIPGLYCAGGSCHPGAGLPMAALSASLAVDCLAADRASTSWFRRRAMPGGISTRPAMTAGTG